A stretch of Spirochaeta cellobiosiphila DSM 17781 DNA encodes these proteins:
- a CDS encoding RrF2 family transcriptional regulator gives MLKIHKRISYALITLNYIKEQEGPTSSREIAEKFNLPLEHIAKVLQSLVRAGIISSIQGPKGGYYLEQDLNCLSYLDLNSAVLGENGFHNCIHSDSCLLYENCDVMLPIQRLGNRIEQLLGQIPVAELLAEANTSTNAICKE, from the coding sequence ATGCTAAAGATCCATAAAAGAATTAGTTATGCTCTTATTACCTTGAATTATATCAAGGAACAAGAAGGGCCAACAAGTTCAAGGGAGATTGCAGAGAAATTTAATTTGCCTTTAGAACATATTGCCAAAGTCCTGCAGAGTCTCGTAAGAGCTGGGATTATCAGTTCAATACAAGGTCCTAAAGGTGGATATTATCTAGAGCAGGATTTAAATTGCCTGTCTTACTTGGACTTAAATTCCGCTGTATTAGGGGAAAATGGTTTTCATAATTGCATACATTCGGACAGCTGTTTGCTATATGAAAACTGTGACGTCATGTTACCCATCCAAAGGTTGGGCAATCGAATCGAACAGTTATTGGGTCAAATACCTGTAGCTGAGTTATTGGCCGAGGCCAATACTTCAACAAACGCAATTTGTAAGGAGTAA
- the rlmD gene encoding 23S rRNA (uracil(1939)-C(5))-methyltransferase RlmD, translating into MKEKHTGKAKTSNSRKQGPHPKRYPKRVSLEAPKKEAHPHSKNNSPCPYFKQCGGCQLLDRPYEQSLEYKNKKVRQLLSPFATVPSIIGMKHPWSYRNKMHSTFAYDKRKGTINGLYSEKSHKLVPIERCLIQDERGDKIVSTIKGLMKSFKMTAYNELNRQGFLRHILIKSGFDSGEMMVVLVVTTLQFPGKKNFIKVLRDKHPEITTIIQNVNDEDTTMVLGKRDVVLFGKGYIIDKLCGMTFQISAKSFYQINPVQTKVLYNKVLELAQLKSNETILDAYSGIGTIGLIASSHVKQVIGVELNGDAVKDAIRNAKRNKVSNAYFYEGDAGQFMEALAEEGHPLDVVFMDPPRSGSTPMFIQSLGKAKPRKVVYISCNPETLARDLELLKGEGYQTKKVQPVDMFPWTDHIEAVTLLEYQG; encoded by the coding sequence ATGAAGGAAAAGCACACAGGAAAGGCAAAAACGAGCAACAGTAGAAAACAAGGGCCTCATCCTAAGAGATACCCAAAACGAGTGAGCCTGGAAGCACCCAAAAAGGAAGCTCATCCTCATAGTAAAAATAATTCTCCTTGTCCGTATTTTAAGCAATGTGGAGGTTGTCAACTATTGGATAGACCCTATGAACAAAGCTTGGAATATAAGAATAAAAAAGTACGCCAACTATTAAGCCCCTTTGCTACTGTCCCGTCTATTATAGGGATGAAGCATCCCTGGAGCTATCGTAACAAAATGCACTCTACCTTTGCTTATGATAAAAGAAAGGGAACGATTAATGGCTTATACTCAGAAAAGAGTCATAAACTAGTCCCTATTGAAAGGTGCCTGATACAGGATGAACGAGGGGACAAGATTGTAAGTACTATTAAGGGTTTAATGAAATCCTTCAAAATGACAGCTTATAATGAACTAAATAGACAGGGTTTCCTCAGACATATACTAATAAAATCAGGTTTCGATAGTGGTGAAATGATGGTTGTACTTGTTGTCACGACCCTTCAATTCCCTGGAAAGAAAAACTTTATCAAAGTATTACGTGATAAACATCCTGAGATAACAACCATCATCCAAAATGTGAATGATGAGGATACAACAATGGTATTAGGTAAAAGGGATGTAGTACTCTTTGGAAAAGGCTATATTATAGATAAACTCTGTGGTATGACTTTTCAGATATCTGCTAAGTCATTTTATCAAATCAATCCTGTTCAAACCAAAGTCCTTTATAATAAAGTTCTAGAATTAGCTCAACTTAAAAGTAATGAGACCATCTTAGATGCTTATTCAGGAATTGGAACTATTGGGCTCATAGCCAGTTCCCATGTCAAACAGGTTATTGGGGTTGAATTAAATGGGGATGCGGTAAAAGATGCCATAAGAAATGCAAAACGTAATAAAGTCAGTAATGCCTACTTTTATGAAGGGGATGCCGGACAATTTATGGAAGCCCTGGCAGAAGAAGGCCATCCTTTGGATGTAGTGTTTATGGATCCTCCACGAAGTGGTTCTACTCCTATGTTTATTCAATCCTTAGGCAAGGCAAAACCGAGAAAAGTCGTTTATATATCCTGTAATCCAGAAACTTTAGCTCGAGATTTAGAATTATTGAAGGGAGAAGGTTATCAGACCAAAAAAGTACAACCAGTGGATATGTTTCCCTGGACTGATCATATTGAAGCGGTAACCTTGTTAGAATATCAAGGCTAA
- a CDS encoding metal-dependent transcriptional regulator, translating to MKSTLKLSPSLEDYLEAILALETKYRVARVKDIAEALSVQMPSVTGALKTLKKKELVNYEKNSFISLTEEGLNIAKSVKKRHVVLTNFLHKVLCYPEEEASDIACKMEHTIDPEIADRFDQLNTYLDREVFSASHFNFDKWKEQII from the coding sequence ATGAAAAGTACTTTAAAACTTTCTCCAAGTCTTGAAGACTATCTGGAAGCAATATTGGCCTTAGAGACTAAATACAGAGTTGCCCGTGTAAAGGATATAGCAGAAGCTCTATCAGTACAGATGCCTTCTGTCACAGGAGCTTTAAAAACGTTAAAAAAGAAAGAACTTGTGAATTATGAAAAGAATTCCTTTATCAGTTTAACCGAAGAAGGCTTAAACATAGCTAAATCGGTCAAAAAGCGACATGTAGTTCTTACTAATTTTCTTCATAAAGTTCTATGCTATCCCGAAGAGGAGGCTTCAGATATTGCTTGTAAGATGGAACATACCATAGATCCGGAGATAGCCGATCGTTTTGATCAATTAAATACTTACTTAGACAGGGAAGTGTTTAGTGCTTCCCATTTTAATTTTGACAAGTGGAAGGAACAGATTATCTGA
- a CDS encoding SpoIIE family protein phosphatase, whose amino-acid sequence MEIYSRATSQVYGFVVLFFAWFSLFASLFLSTGITSFSLLTGIIIARLILLTGLGSTFLFITDRKKRDTLFFLSLLVLFVSNYLIELLQDIPYYHIELLLLLLTISIYSHLKVFLFYFCINIIFFILLYFLGPKTSDIKFNVFITLVGGTLGLYTHLNRKHLKKLLNRIEVKQVEQNKELEQQIEFENIISEISASVIYLPASELDWTIDLILETVGSYEKVERCYVFTYEDHKDHLALTYHWSLENSVLGLKSGDRFELSSFPYIEQQIQSGQMIIAVKPSDFPKQLRKELDQITGNDINSMLMAPLFYSNRVTGFFGFDSSQIREEGWSERTMNLINVIGQIIMTAIERKRSANVIQMNDIRFSELARSIKQVFFLANRDFSSMIYISPPFENIWEIPTKSIYHDPYVWKERIHPADKEQLNFVLKEDVLAGESFDIECRLLFDKGRIKWIRMSAFPVADDEDTVYRYSGIIEDITEEKSISLRLAEARSYESDVSARIQQTLLLTTIDSQLEGVDLDVMSIPSQSVDGDFFDFYRMNDHILDFVLADVMGKGIAAALTGAAAKNSFNRSRLDLSIAHSGIPKPEDIVSKTDLYVSKELIDIGKFLTLYYVRIDSKRHSLDFVDCGHTSIIHYCGQSQSCWIIKGVNMPMGFTVGQEYKQFRLPLRKGDMYFLYSDGISEAVNSEGELFGEERLIHIIRSHADKSATEIAQLVKDLSFSYAYEGFKDDVTCIAFKPLWEDNTEYWNRSFPYSSESIRDIRDFSQEFLDDILKDLINDDNKAAIILAINEAVANIMEHSKPKDTSFGIQMEMGLEEDWFFIRMTYIGDEFNWLDYPEPDVTTYQDSGYGLHLIQTIMDSAIYYPGEKGQYRICLSKNLRQD is encoded by the coding sequence ATGGAGATTTACAGTCGGGCAACAAGCCAAGTCTATGGTTTTGTAGTACTGTTTTTTGCCTGGTTTTCGTTGTTTGCCAGTCTTTTTCTATCAACAGGAATTACTAGTTTCTCTTTACTTACTGGCATTATTATAGCCCGTTTGATATTGCTTACAGGTTTAGGTTCTACTTTTTTGTTTATTACAGATCGAAAAAAGAGAGATACCCTTTTTTTTCTATCTCTTTTGGTTTTATTTGTCTCAAATTACCTAATAGAACTTCTTCAGGATATTCCTTACTACCATATCGAATTGTTACTTCTGTTATTAACCATATCAATTTATAGTCATCTAAAGGTCTTTCTCTTTTATTTCTGTATTAATATTATTTTCTTTATTCTTCTTTACTTTCTAGGCCCAAAAACAAGCGATATTAAATTCAATGTCTTCATTACTTTGGTTGGGGGGACTCTAGGCCTGTACACTCATTTAAATCGAAAGCATCTTAAAAAATTACTGAATCGAATTGAGGTCAAGCAAGTCGAGCAGAATAAAGAACTAGAACAACAGATAGAGTTTGAAAATATCATATCCGAAATCAGTGCTTCTGTTATCTATCTACCAGCCTCAGAGTTAGATTGGACTATAGATCTTATTCTCGAGACAGTGGGTTCCTATGAAAAAGTAGAGCGATGTTACGTTTTTACTTATGAGGATCATAAAGATCATTTGGCTCTTACTTATCATTGGAGTTTGGAGAACTCAGTTCTGGGTTTAAAATCCGGTGACCGCTTTGAGCTTTCCAGTTTTCCCTATATTGAACAACAGATTCAAAGCGGACAAATGATTATTGCTGTGAAGCCAAGTGACTTTCCTAAACAATTGCGTAAGGAATTGGATCAGATTACTGGAAATGATATCAATAGTATGTTGATGGCTCCCTTATTCTATTCTAACCGTGTGACTGGATTCTTTGGATTCGATTCTTCTCAGATAAGAGAAGAAGGGTGGTCTGAGAGAACTATGAACCTCATTAATGTTATAGGTCAGATTATTATGACCGCCATTGAACGAAAACGATCAGCGAATGTTATTCAAATGAATGATATTCGATTCAGTGAATTAGCCCGTTCCATTAAACAGGTTTTCTTTTTGGCCAATCGTGACTTTTCTTCCATGATTTATATTAGTCCTCCCTTTGAAAATATCTGGGAAATCCCTACTAAAAGTATTTACCATGATCCTTATGTATGGAAGGAGAGGATTCATCCAGCAGATAAGGAGCAATTAAATTTCGTACTAAAGGAAGACGTTCTAGCGGGCGAGTCTTTTGATATTGAGTGCCGACTCTTATTTGATAAGGGGCGTATTAAATGGATTCGCATGTCTGCTTTTCCTGTTGCTGATGATGAAGATACTGTTTACCGTTATTCTGGTATCATCGAAGATATAACAGAAGAAAAAAGTATATCACTTCGGCTGGCTGAAGCACGTTCTTATGAGTCCGATGTTAGTGCTCGTATACAGCAAACTCTTCTTCTAACAACGATAGATAGTCAGCTGGAAGGGGTGGATCTAGATGTCATGTCTATCCCCTCTCAATCTGTGGATGGTGATTTTTTTGATTTTTACCGCATGAATGACCACATACTTGATTTTGTATTAGCAGATGTTATGGGTAAAGGCATAGCCGCTGCATTAACAGGTGCTGCTGCAAAAAACAGTTTCAATCGAAGTCGCTTGGACTTAAGTATTGCTCATAGTGGAATTCCTAAACCAGAGGATATTGTCTCCAAAACTGATTTGTATGTATCTAAAGAACTAATCGATATTGGTAAATTTCTAACCCTCTACTACGTTCGTATTGATTCTAAAAGACATTCTCTTGATTTTGTCGACTGCGGTCATACTTCTATTATTCATTATTGTGGTCAATCTCAATCCTGCTGGATTATCAAAGGGGTCAATATGCCAATGGGCTTTACCGTTGGACAGGAGTATAAACAATTTCGGTTACCTTTAAGAAAAGGGGATATGTATTTTCTTTATTCAGATGGTATATCAGAAGCTGTTAATTCAGAAGGTGAGCTTTTTGGAGAGGAAAGACTTATCCATATCATCAGATCTCATGCAGACAAATCAGCAACAGAAATAGCCCAATTGGTAAAGGACTTGAGTTTTAGCTATGCTTATGAGGGGTTCAAAGATGATGTTACCTGTATTGCCTTCAAACCTCTATGGGAAGATAATACAGAGTATTGGAATCGAAGCTTCCCTTACTCTTCTGAGAGTATTAGAGATATCCGTGATTTTTCCCAGGAATTCCTGGATGATATTCTAAAAGACCTTATTAATGATGACAATAAAGCAGCTATAATCCTGGCTATTAATGAAGCTGTAGCCAATATTATGGAACATTCTAAGCCTAAGGATACATCCTTTGGTATTCAAATGGAGATGGGATTAGAAGAGGATTGGTTTTTTATTCGTATGACTTATATTGGTGACGAATTCAATTGGTTAGACTATCCTGAGCCTGACGTGACGACCTATCAGGATTCGGGATATGGGTTACATCTTATCCAGACTATAATGGACAGTGCTATTTATTATCCTGGAGAAAAGGGGCAATACCGTATATGTCTTAGTAAAAATCTAAGGCAAGATTAA
- a CDS encoding metal-sulfur cluster assembly factor, which yields MAKVYTKEKILEIIHPVIDPEVGFSIVDMGLVYEASMSENGLVYIEMTLTTPACPLGPQIGQEVTTRLLEDPYITEVDFNWTFRPMWDPATMASEEVRWAMGMF from the coding sequence ATGGCTAAAGTATATACAAAGGAAAAAATATTAGAGATCATACATCCTGTCATTGATCCTGAAGTTGGTTTTTCTATTGTTGATATGGGTCTGGTCTATGAAGCAAGTATGTCTGAAAATGGGCTGGTGTATATTGAAATGACACTAACTACTCCTGCTTGTCCTCTTGGTCCGCAAATCGGACAGGAAGTAACAACAAGGTTGTTGGAGGATCCCTATATAACGGAAGTTGATTTTAATTGGACTTTTAGGCCCATGTGGGATCCTGCTACTATGGCTTCAGAAGAAGTCAGATGGGCAATGGGGATGTTCTAA
- a CDS encoding cysteine desulfurase — MSYDFSTYRKDFPILNKEMRGNPFSYLDNAATSLTPNQVIQAESDYYLHLGANIKRGVYEFSEKATWDFENVRRQVAEFLNARSEREIIFTRNASESLNLVAYSYGDVFIKKGDKIVATEMEHHSNLVPWQELAQRKGATLDFIPLLDDATLDEDSITKVIDEKTKIVAITAMSNVTGYMPPIKKVIEAAHKVGAVVVVDGAQYASHHKVDLIEMDADFFAISAHKMLGPTGVGVLYGKKDLLDKMKPFLYGGDMIQSVKKDKAKYLPTPEKFEAGTPNIAGVLAFGKALEYLNTIDLDKVLAHEKTLLNYALELAAQDPDITVYGPKDTTFRGGVFSFNVGDIHPHDTGSILDNQGIAVRTGFHCAQPLMIRLGVPGTTRASFYFYNTKEDVDRLFKGLQKVKEVFK, encoded by the coding sequence ATGAGTTACGACTTTAGTACTTACAGAAAAGACTTCCCTATATTAAATAAGGAGATGAGGGGGAACCCCTTCTCCTATCTTGATAATGCGGCTACTAGTCTGACGCCAAATCAAGTTATCCAGGCTGAGTCCGATTATTATCTGCATCTAGGGGCGAATATTAAGCGGGGTGTATACGAGTTTAGTGAAAAAGCCACATGGGATTTTGAAAATGTTAGAAGACAAGTAGCTGAATTTTTAAATGCCCGATCCGAAAGGGAAATCATTTTTACAAGAAATGCCTCTGAATCTTTGAACCTGGTTGCCTACAGCTATGGCGATGTGTTTATAAAAAAAGGTGATAAGATTGTCGCTACTGAGATGGAACATCATTCTAACCTTGTCCCTTGGCAAGAATTGGCTCAGAGAAAGGGCGCAACATTAGATTTTATTCCTTTACTTGATGATGCTACTTTAGATGAGGATTCTATAACTAAAGTCATCGATGAAAAGACTAAAATTGTGGCCATTACTGCTATGAGCAATGTAACTGGTTATATGCCTCCCATAAAGAAAGTTATTGAAGCGGCACATAAAGTTGGTGCTGTTGTGGTCGTTGATGGCGCTCAGTATGCGAGTCACCATAAAGTTGATCTTATAGAAATGGATGCTGATTTTTTTGCTATTAGTGCACACAAAATGTTAGGGCCTACAGGAGTCGGTGTTCTCTATGGTAAGAAAGATCTTCTTGATAAGATGAAACCTTTTCTTTACGGCGGAGATATGATTCAGTCTGTTAAAAAAGACAAAGCAAAATATCTTCCCACACCTGAAAAGTTTGAAGCAGGAACACCAAATATTGCCGGAGTATTAGCTTTTGGAAAGGCTTTGGAGTATCTTAATACTATTGATCTGGATAAGGTACTGGCACACGAAAAGACCTTATTAAATTATGCTCTTGAGTTAGCGGCTCAGGATCCGGATATTACCGTGTATGGTCCAAAAGATACCACATTCAGAGGGGGGGTCTTTAGCTTCAATGTAGGTGATATTCATCCCCATGATACAGGGAGTATTTTGGATAATCAGGGTATTGCTGTGCGAACAGGATTTCATTGTGCTCAGCCATTAATGATTCGATTGGGGGTTCCTGGAACAACAAGAGCCAGCTTCTATTTCTATAATACAAAAGAAGATGTTGATAGATTGTTTAAGGGCCTTCAGAAAGTAAAGGAGGTATTCAAATGA
- the sufB gene encoding Fe-S cluster assembly protein SufB yields MSQTDNQVADINKNFDELYGWKTDSSKYLLDTNKGLSEDVIRAISTKKDEPKWMLDFRLGALAKFNAMPDPTWIDSSIFEGINYADLYLYASASDKQYNNWDDVPEDIKDTFDRLGIPEAERKFLAGVSAQFESEVVYHSIQEDLEKKGVIFLDIDSALKKHEDLFRKYFATIVPPDDNKFAALNSAAWSGGSFIYVPEGVKVDIPLQAYFRINAEAMGQFERTMIIADKGASVHYIEGCTAPTYTKDSFHTGVIELFAMEDAYLRYTTIQNWSTNVYNLVTQRASAKKNATVEWMDGNIGSKTTMKYPSVLLEEPGASGRIMSIGYASKGQRQDAGGKMIHMAPHTTSSITSKSISQDGGRASYRGKIEVKKGASHIKSDVECDALLLDDYSESDTYPTIEVRERKDVNIAHEATVGKVSDEAIFYLMSRGIPENDAMMMVVNGFLEEFTKELPMEYAVELNRLIQLEMEGSIG; encoded by the coding sequence ATGTCACAAACAGATAACCAAGTTGCTGATATAAATAAGAATTTTGATGAACTCTATGGTTGGAAAACTGATTCATCAAAGTATTTGCTAGATACAAATAAAGGGTTAAGCGAAGATGTTATACGCGCCATCAGTACAAAAAAAGATGAACCCAAATGGATGCTTGACTTTCGATTAGGCGCTTTAGCCAAATTTAATGCTATGCCTGATCCCACATGGATTGATAGTAGTATCTTTGAAGGTATCAATTATGCCGATTTGTACCTTTATGCTTCTGCTTCTGATAAACAATATAACAATTGGGACGACGTTCCAGAAGATATTAAAGATACCTTTGACAGATTAGGGATTCCTGAAGCAGAACGTAAGTTCTTAGCAGGAGTAAGTGCACAGTTTGAATCAGAAGTAGTCTATCATAGTATTCAAGAAGATCTTGAGAAGAAGGGAGTTATTTTCCTTGATATTGATTCGGCTCTAAAAAAGCATGAGGACCTTTTCCGCAAGTATTTTGCTACCATTGTTCCCCCTGATGATAATAAGTTCGCTGCATTAAATTCTGCAGCCTGGTCAGGTGGAAGCTTTATCTATGTACCTGAAGGTGTAAAAGTTGACATTCCCTTACAGGCATACTTCCGAATTAATGCAGAAGCGATGGGACAATTTGAACGGACAATGATCATTGCTGATAAAGGAGCCAGTGTTCACTATATCGAAGGATGTACAGCCCCTACCTATACAAAGGACAGTTTTCACACTGGTGTTATAGAATTATTCGCTATGGAAGATGCCTACCTTCGTTATACAACCATTCAGAACTGGTCAACCAATGTGTATAACTTAGTTACTCAAAGAGCTTCTGCCAAAAAAAATGCAACTGTTGAATGGATGGATGGTAACATTGGGTCAAAAACCACTATGAAATATCCAAGTGTTCTTTTAGAAGAACCAGGTGCTTCCGGACGTATTATGTCTATTGGATATGCTTCCAAAGGTCAACGTCAGGATGCTGGTGGTAAGATGATCCATATGGCTCCCCACACAACCTCCTCCATAACAAGTAAGTCAATATCTCAGGATGGAGGAAGAGCTTCCTATAGAGGTAAGATAGAAGTTAAGAAAGGGGCAAGTCATATTAAGAGTGATGTTGAATGTGATGCTCTACTTCTTGATGATTATTCCGAATCTGATACGTACCCCACTATCGAGGTGAGAGAACGTAAGGATGTAAACATTGCTCATGAAGCAACCGTCGGAAAGGTCTCAGATGAAGCTATTTTCTACCTAATGAGTAGGGGAATACCGGAAAATGATGCCATGATGATGGTCGTAAATGGTTTCCTTGAGGAGTTTACTAAAGAGCTTCCCATGGAATATGCAGTAGAATTGAACAGACTCATTCAGCTTGAGATGGAAGGATCAATAGGTTAG
- the sufU gene encoding Fe-S cluster assembly sulfur transfer protein SufU produces the protein MSFEDDLYKEIILENYKSKKHRGSIEAATLELEGANPLCGDDITLYFQVEDGIVTETKFEGSGCSICMASTNLLCSSLEGRSIKDVEGIITQFKGMLLDNETPNFPEEISDLEALEGVKNYPVRIKCAVLPWNTATDMIKELSNG, from the coding sequence ATGAGTTTTGAAGATGATCTATACAAGGAAATCATACTAGAAAATTATAAAAGCAAGAAACATAGAGGTTCTATTGAAGCAGCTACTTTGGAACTGGAAGGTGCCAATCCTCTATGTGGTGATGATATAACTTTGTACTTTCAAGTAGAGGATGGTATTGTTACAGAAACAAAGTTTGAAGGTAGTGGCTGTTCTATCTGTATGGCTAGTACCAATTTATTGTGCAGCTCCTTAGAAGGGCGATCTATTAAGGATGTGGAAGGTATCATTACCCAATTCAAGGGTATGCTTCTTGATAATGAGACTCCTAATTTTCCTGAAGAGATTAGTGATTTAGAAGCATTAGAGGGAGTTAAAAACTACCCTGTAAGAATAAAGTGCGCTGTTCTTCCTTGGAATACAGCCACTGATATGATAAAGGAATTGAGCAATGGCTAA
- a CDS encoding STAS domain-containing protein — protein sequence MIIEEKSGYTVITLEIDHLDTVNTSEFINNIVPTILSSNEVILDMSRVKFVDSSGLGALLNAVRSLKKQNGHLKLANVQESVAVLFKMVRLENVVKSYPDINAALKK from the coding sequence ATGATCATTGAGGAAAAATCTGGCTATACTGTGATTACACTAGAAATCGATCATTTAGATACTGTCAACACTAGTGAATTCATAAACAATATTGTTCCCACTATTTTATCCAGTAATGAGGTTATCCTCGATATGTCACGAGTTAAATTCGTGGATAGTTCAGGTTTAGGTGCTTTATTAAATGCTGTTAGAAGCTTAAAAAAACAAAATGGTCATCTAAAACTAGCTAATGTTCAAGAATCTGTAGCTGTGTTATTTAAAATGGTGCGACTGGAAAATGTCGTAAAATCATATCCTGATATTAATGCAGCCCTCAAGAAATAG
- a CDS encoding SufD family Fe-S cluster assembly protein — translation MTTTFEKIGKIDYQSAADMIDSFNESTERSNWRKKSATSFVELAMPGKPDEAWRRVRLSPVLLDKALEDCQIGYDGIPSGVSVYSLSELSGDGFKEYETYITRYTELSKLRAAKDKPRANDVKENKLLSLNKAFSQNGLFIVADENFSSGDVLRFQFSTQSDKIVAIPQIHLWAKKGSKGQILIEFIAKEDSKNVIIPYSTGVIEDNAEWEVLTNQETDDNSQFYMFDSYYMQTKSKFSSYLFTQGAKQSFVDGHYTLQGRKAEFHMYGISTAQGKQVQGEKLSVEHHAPETISDTSFRCVLYDSATSIFAGNIKIPKGSSGSEGYEENKNLLLGEDCFTHAIPQLEIIENDVKCSHGATVSSTEPEELYFLMARGLTQKAAEELLVRSFYRDILDKMSLLNDHPEIKSYLYNLTEKKTGLNLNKNVYNWEE, via the coding sequence ATGACAACAACTTTTGAAAAGATCGGTAAAATAGATTACCAAAGTGCTGCTGACATGATTGATTCCTTTAATGAATCAACAGAAAGGAGTAACTGGCGCAAAAAATCTGCTACATCTTTTGTAGAATTAGCTATGCCTGGTAAACCTGATGAAGCATGGCGTCGAGTTCGCTTGAGCCCTGTGTTATTGGATAAAGCTCTAGAAGATTGCCAAATCGGGTATGATGGAATTCCTTCTGGAGTAAGTGTTTACTCTCTAAGTGAACTATCAGGAGATGGCTTCAAAGAGTATGAAACATATATTACACGATACACAGAATTGTCGAAATTAAGAGCGGCGAAAGACAAGCCTAGAGCTAATGATGTTAAGGAAAATAAGTTATTATCTCTTAACAAAGCCTTTAGTCAAAACGGTTTATTCATCGTTGCTGATGAAAATTTTAGTTCAGGTGATGTCTTAAGGTTTCAGTTCAGCACTCAAAGCGATAAAATTGTAGCGATACCTCAGATTCATCTATGGGCAAAGAAAGGAAGCAAGGGACAGATTCTTATTGAGTTTATTGCTAAAGAAGATAGTAAAAATGTAATCATTCCTTATTCAACAGGAGTTATCGAGGACAATGCTGAGTGGGAAGTTTTAACTAATCAGGAAACGGATGACAATAGCCAATTCTATATGTTTGATTCCTATTATATGCAGACTAAGTCAAAGTTTAGTTCTTACCTCTTTACACAGGGAGCTAAACAGTCTTTTGTAGATGGACATTATACTCTTCAAGGACGGAAAGCAGAATTCCACATGTATGGAATAAGTACTGCGCAGGGAAAGCAAGTTCAAGGAGAAAAGTTAAGCGTAGAACATCATGCTCCTGAGACTATTTCAGATACAAGCTTTCGTTGTGTTCTATATGATAGTGCTACTAGTATCTTTGCTGGTAATATTAAAATCCCTAAAGGGTCCTCAGGATCAGAAGGGTATGAAGAAAATAAAAACCTTCTTTTGGGAGAGGATTGCTTTACCCACGCTATTCCTCAATTGGAGATTATCGAAAATGATGTTAAATGTTCACACGGTGCTACTGTATCTTCTACAGAACCAGAGGAATTGTACTTTCTCATGGCGAGAGGGTTAACCCAAAAGGCTGCTGAAGAACTACTAGTACGATCATTCTACAGAGATATTCTCGATAAAATGAGCTTACTAAATGATCATCCGGAGATCAAATCTTATCTCTATAACTTGACTGAGAAAAAGACGGGATTAAACCTCAATAAAAATGTCTATAATTGGGAGGAATAA
- the sufC gene encoding Fe-S cluster assembly ATPase SufC translates to MSETILDVKGLRSQVEESHTEAKKEILKGVDLTIKSGEIHVLMGINGSGKSTLSNVLMGHPSHEVIGGDVTFNGKDLLDMEVDERAREGLFLAFQYPDTIQGLPLGTFLKSAVEATRGEEVPFRTFKNELDEVMTQLNIPREFLSRSLNDGFSGGEKKRTEMVQMNLLNPKLAILDETDSGLDIDALKLVFENIKAQSGSDRSYLIITHYNKVLDFITPDKVHIMKNGKIVKSGGPELSKNIIEQGFEAVIGSDN, encoded by the coding sequence GTGTCAGAGACTATTTTGGACGTTAAAGGCCTACGGAGTCAGGTCGAAGAATCCCATACTGAAGCAAAGAAGGAAATCCTTAAAGGGGTTGATTTAACTATAAAATCCGGTGAAATCCATGTACTAATGGGTATTAATGGTTCCGGTAAAAGTACATTAAGTAATGTTTTAATGGGACATCCCAGTCATGAAGTGATAGGGGGAGACGTTACTTTTAATGGAAAAGATTTATTAGATATGGAAGTTGATGAACGGGCGAGAGAAGGATTGTTTTTGGCTTTCCAATATCCCGATACGATTCAGGGGCTTCCTTTAGGTACTTTTCTAAAAAGTGCTGTTGAAGCCACACGAGGTGAGGAAGTCCCCTTTAGAACTTTCAAAAATGAATTGGATGAAGTAATGACTCAGCTTAATATTCCAAGGGAATTCTTAAGCCGTTCTCTAAATGATGGTTTTTCCGGTGGTGAGAAGAAGAGAACCGAAATGGTTCAGATGAATCTTCTCAATCCTAAGTTGGCCATTCTAGATGAAACAGATTCTGGATTGGATATTGATGCTCTTAAGCTAGTGTTTGAAAACATAAAAGCTCAATCCGGTTCTGATAGAAGTTACCTTATTATTACTCACTATAACAAGGTTCTTGACTTTATAACTCCTGACAAGGTTCATATCATGAAAAACGGAAAGATTGTAAAATCCGGCGGTCCAGAGTTAAGCAAGAACATCATCGAACAAGGGTTCGAAGCTGTTATCGGATCTGATAATTAG